One genomic window of Bacillus mycoides includes the following:
- a CDS encoding YitT family protein, with translation MERIMKNKPNKLKIAFKALMIIIGAFITAYGLEAVLIPNNVSDGGVTGLSIVSSRLFGLPLGLLIAVVNIPFVWLGYKQIGKSFALYSIIGIASLAVGTVLMHGVPTIIEGDTLLITVVGGIIIGFGMGLALRNGGALDGIDMLAVLLSRKLPFGTSDLILFLNMFVFIFVSTVFGLQGAILSAIAYFIASKVIHIVEVGLSGSKTFKIITKEPELIVETIRDRLGRSATYNEVYGGYSREKFKEISCVINRLEESKMKELIHEIDPNAFITVYDVAEVKGGNFKKHDIH, from the coding sequence ATGGAGAGAATTATGAAAAACAAACCCAATAAGCTAAAAATCGCTTTTAAAGCTTTGATGATTATTATTGGGGCATTTATCACAGCGTACGGATTAGAAGCCGTATTAATTCCAAATAACGTATCCGACGGTGGTGTAACTGGTTTAAGTATCGTTAGTTCAAGATTATTCGGGTTACCATTAGGTCTTCTAATCGCAGTCGTTAACATCCCTTTCGTTTGGTTAGGATATAAACAAATCGGTAAAAGCTTTGCACTTTATTCTATTATCGGGATTGCTTCACTAGCAGTAGGTACCGTTCTCATGCACGGAGTGCCAACAATTATTGAGGGCGATACACTTTTAATTACTGTTGTTGGTGGTATTATTATCGGTTTTGGTATGGGACTAGCATTACGTAATGGCGGGGCATTAGATGGAATCGATATGCTAGCCGTATTACTTTCTAGAAAGTTACCATTTGGAACAAGTGATCTTATCTTATTCTTAAATATGTTTGTCTTTATTTTTGTCTCAACAGTATTTGGTCTTCAAGGAGCTATCCTTTCAGCGATTGCTTACTTTATCGCTTCTAAAGTAATTCATATTGTTGAAGTTGGTTTAAGTGGTTCTAAAACGTTTAAAATCATTACAAAAGAACCTGAATTAATAGTAGAAACAATTCGTGATCGTTTAGGTCGAAGTGCAACATACAATGAAGTTTATGGTGGGTATTCAAGAGAGAAATTTAAAGAAATCTCTTGTGTAATTAACCGTTTAGAAGAAAGTAAAATGAAAGAACTTATTCATGAAATTGATCCAAATGCCTTTATTACAGTGTATGACGTAGCAGAAGTAAAAGGCGGTAATTTCAAGAAGCATGATATTCATTAA
- a CDS encoding class D sortase, with product MKLLNYIGIILMVIGLFMGSYYAVEWYKGKSSAQELTKEEIKSLKNIQDNQLSYETPVTSQVPSSQTEHKEGEKVAMLNIPKIKKKFSIYWGANDATLKKGVGMFVSDLTTTPSGGGHTVLSGHRDTVFTDLGELKEKDTLILEYDNKTYTYEIQKTWITHADDRTVIIKKEEPILTLTTCYPFDYIGDAPDRYIIEAKLTGSYSK from the coding sequence GTGAAGTTACTCAATTATATCGGTATCATATTGATGGTCATAGGGCTATTCATGGGATCGTATTACGCTGTGGAATGGTATAAAGGAAAAAGCTCTGCTCAAGAATTAACGAAAGAAGAAATAAAGAGCCTTAAAAATATACAAGATAATCAACTTTCATATGAAACACCAGTAACGTCTCAAGTACCTTCTTCTCAAACAGAACATAAAGAAGGAGAAAAGGTAGCGATGTTAAATATACCGAAAATAAAGAAGAAGTTTTCTATATATTGGGGAGCGAATGATGCAACTTTGAAAAAAGGAGTTGGTATGTTTGTTAGCGATTTAACGACAACTCCATCTGGAGGAGGACATACTGTACTCAGTGGGCATCGAGATACTGTATTTACAGATTTAGGAGAGTTAAAAGAAAAGGATACTCTTATTTTAGAGTATGATAATAAAACTTACACATATGAAATTCAAAAGACATGGATTACCCATGCGGATGATCGTACTGTTATTATAAAAAAAGAAGAACCAATATTAACACTGACGACTTGCTATCCGTTTGATTATATAGGAGATGCACCGGATCGATATATTATTGAAGCGAAGTTAACTGGTAGTTATTCAAAATGA
- a CDS encoding DUF350 domain-containing protein, giving the protein MTWTNVLAMLVWTGASAVLLFAIMWVDSIFTKYNDLKEIKNGNTAVTTRFVMKLFAQGYILSQSITKANDLWQALLASAVSFVILLVVEMFIEFVLRKMAGLDLEEGTKEGSVAHAMLAGSLHIVGAFILGACL; this is encoded by the coding sequence ATGACGTGGACGAATGTTTTAGCGATGCTTGTATGGACTGGAGCAAGTGCGGTACTTTTATTTGCAATTATGTGGGTTGATTCGATTTTTACAAAATACAATGATTTAAAAGAAATAAAAAATGGGAACACAGCTGTGACAACACGTTTCGTTATGAAGCTATTCGCTCAAGGATACATCTTGTCACAATCAATTACGAAAGCGAATGATTTATGGCAAGCACTTCTTGCCTCAGCAGTTTCTTTCGTTATTTTATTAGTTGTAGAAATGTTTATTGAATTTGTTTTAAGAAAAATGGCAGGTCTTGATTTAGAAGAAGGAACGAAAGAAGGCAGCGTAGCGCATGCGATGTTAGCTGGTTCATTACATATTGTTGGTGCATTTATTTTAGGTGCTTGTTTATAA
- a CDS encoding FeoA family protein, with translation MSLVDIKIGEKVLVKSIQSLDQLLKRRLAAFGLAEGSELRIKQKAMFKGPCTLECRGQLISIRHCDAKMIKVELA, from the coding sequence ATGAGCTTAGTAGATATTAAAATTGGTGAGAAAGTGTTAGTAAAAAGTATTCAGTCGTTAGATCAGTTATTAAAGCGTAGACTAGCTGCTTTCGGTCTTGCGGAAGGAAGCGAGCTTCGCATAAAACAGAAAGCGATGTTTAAAGGTCCTTGTACATTGGAGTGTCGCGGACAGTTAATTAGTATTCGTCATTGTGACGCGAAAATGATAAAGGTGGAATTAGCGTGA
- a CDS encoding sensor histidine kinase, which translates to MRKGIVLKLFTLTTALCMLILATIFIGQTIFFKQYYANRKVEDIKVNLNSFAKNYLNYAGSAEGIQKLEQDFFRENNTWITTLDQNGNLKHVDDFYFEVTIDRRQQKSFGQQIFKIPLYNLVNIEEIDNKSSDQFLGQEIYFSGVKQEDSFIPFSFALSKQNLNGSNKPLEKAFQEKMKLDEEKKKLDEEKKRAAQEQLVKEKKPAVQEQATQELGAYIGGRVTKVQFPDVKGPVNPIYKNSLFLDSIKEFQADLLLKENNQIQYATQTMDYEKNDIKYKLLIKPIKEKDGSVTYIYAMASLQPVDEAVQMVQDYYIYIIAFVVILIFLASFYYSKQIAKPLLKINDTTKKIAHLDFTEKIPITSKDEIGDLSKNINTLSNKLHSHIGQLEQDIEKERKLENTRKEFISGVSHELKTPLSIMKSCISILKDGVAEHKKDYYFQAMEKEVDKMDILILDMLELAKFESGTYNMKMDSFYIDGMIEEICEQLSSEIEKKELSVHKHICPAEVVGNQNRIEQVIVNFITNAIRYTPEKEDIILSVIDEKNRIEVCIENKGSHIEEEQLDKIWDRFYRVDAARKRSQGGTGLGLAISKNILELHNAEYGVKNTEDGVLFYFYLPKKA; encoded by the coding sequence ATGAGAAAAGGGATTGTACTTAAATTATTTACCCTTACAACAGCTCTATGTATGTTGATTTTAGCGACGATATTTATTGGACAAACGATATTTTTCAAGCAATATTATGCAAATAGAAAAGTGGAAGATATTAAAGTGAATTTAAATTCCTTTGCAAAGAACTATTTAAATTATGCAGGAAGTGCAGAAGGAATTCAGAAACTGGAGCAAGACTTTTTTAGAGAAAATAATACGTGGATTACGACATTAGATCAGAATGGGAATTTAAAACATGTGGATGATTTTTATTTTGAGGTAACGATAGACCGTAGGCAACAAAAAAGCTTTGGACAACAAATATTCAAGATTCCCTTATACAATCTCGTCAATATAGAGGAGATTGATAATAAATCATCAGATCAGTTTTTAGGACAAGAAATTTATTTTTCTGGAGTGAAACAAGAAGATAGCTTCATTCCATTCTCTTTCGCGTTAAGTAAGCAAAATTTAAATGGATCTAATAAACCGTTAGAAAAAGCGTTTCAGGAGAAAATGAAATTAGATGAGGAGAAAAAGAAATTAGATGAGGAGAAAAAGAGAGCAGCTCAAGAGCAACTTGTTAAGGAAAAGAAACCAGCTGTTCAGGAACAAGCTACTCAGGAATTAGGTGCTTACATAGGAGGACGTGTTACGAAAGTACAGTTCCCCGATGTAAAAGGTCCTGTGAATCCAATTTATAAAAATAGTTTATTCTTAGATAGCATAAAAGAATTTCAAGCTGATTTATTACTAAAAGAAAACAATCAAATACAATATGCAACACAAACAATGGACTATGAAAAGAATGATATAAAATATAAATTATTAATCAAACCAATAAAAGAAAAAGATGGATCGGTGACATACATATACGCGATGGCTTCTTTACAACCTGTAGATGAGGCTGTACAAATGGTACAAGATTATTACATTTACATTATTGCGTTTGTAGTCATTCTTATTTTTCTAGCTTCTTTCTATTATTCAAAACAAATTGCAAAACCGTTATTAAAAATAAATGATACAACGAAGAAAATAGCACATTTAGACTTTACAGAAAAAATCCCGATTACTTCAAAAGATGAAATTGGTGATTTATCAAAAAATATTAATACACTATCTAATAAATTACATTCACATATTGGGCAGCTTGAACAAGATATTGAGAAGGAAAGAAAATTAGAAAATACGAGAAAAGAATTTATTTCAGGTGTTTCACATGAATTAAAAACACCGCTGAGTATTATGAAAAGCTGTATTTCTATTTTAAAAGATGGGGTAGCTGAACATAAGAAAGACTACTATTTTCAGGCGATGGAAAAAGAAGTAGACAAGATGGATATACTAATTTTGGATATGCTTGAATTAGCTAAATTTGAGTCTGGCACATACAACATGAAGATGGATTCTTTCTATATCGATGGAATGATTGAAGAAATATGTGAACAGCTTTCATCGGAGATAGAGAAAAAAGAACTGAGTGTGCACAAGCATATATGTCCAGCTGAAGTGGTTGGGAATCAAAATAGAATTGAACAAGTAATAGTGAACTTCATTACGAATGCAATACGTTATACACCAGAAAAAGAAGATATTATTCTTTCCGTAATAGATGAGAAGAATCGTATAGAAGTGTGTATTGAAAATAAAGGTTCTCACATTGAAGAAGAACAATTAGATAAAATTTGGGATCGTTTTTATCGTGTGGATGCGGCGCGGAAACGTTCACAAGGTGGAACAGGACTCGGCCTTGCGATTTCAAAAAATATTTTAGAACTGCACAATGCTGAATATGGGGTAAAGAATACCGAAGATGGTGTGTTATTTTACTTCTATTTACCGAAAAAAGCGTAG
- a CDS encoding PspA/IM30 family protein produces the protein MSVFKRLRDLTMSNVYSLIEKAEDPVKMTDQYLRDMQADVQEAEKSVAAQIALEKKFKILFEEQEALVKKREEQAHMAVQASNLDLARRALEEKQNAEQKMNEYKASYEQNKAAADNLRLKLEEMRKQLTELKNKRETLVARVNAAKAQKNINQAMSGFDSNSAKAGLSRMEEKALQLEAEAEASGEIYKKEKSLDDEFASLNKNSVVDDELARIMKQYEK, from the coding sequence ATGTCTGTATTTAAACGATTAAGAGATTTAACAATGTCGAATGTGTATTCATTAATTGAAAAAGCTGAAGATCCAGTTAAGATGACGGATCAATATTTACGCGATATGCAAGCGGATGTACAAGAAGCTGAGAAAAGTGTAGCAGCTCAAATCGCACTTGAGAAGAAATTCAAAATATTATTTGAAGAGCAAGAAGCACTTGTGAAAAAACGTGAAGAGCAAGCACATATGGCTGTTCAAGCTAGCAACTTAGATCTTGCGCGCCGTGCTCTAGAAGAAAAACAAAATGCAGAGCAAAAGATGAATGAGTATAAAGCAAGCTATGAGCAAAACAAAGCTGCTGCTGATAACCTTCGCCTTAAGCTAGAAGAAATGCGTAAACAATTAACAGAGCTGAAAAATAAGCGTGAAACACTTGTAGCGCGTGTAAATGCAGCGAAAGCACAAAAGAATATTAATCAGGCGATGTCTGGATTCGATTCAAATTCAGCAAAAGCTGGTTTAAGCCGTATGGAAGAGAAAGCACTTCAATTAGAGGCTGAAGCAGAAGCAAGCGGTGAAATTTACAAGAAAGAAAAGTCGTTAGATGATGAATTTGCAAGCTTAAACAAAAATTCTGTTGTTGACGATGAATTAGCTCGTATTATGAAGCAGTATGAGAAATAA
- the feoB gene encoding ferrous iron transport protein B: MNKVALLGNPNTGKTSLFNALTGSYEYVGNWSGVTVEKKVGKLKDKQGTLIDLPGVYDLNPVSRDEGVVTNFLLTDEFHHMLNIVDSSQFERNMHLTLQLLEFGKPVSIGLNMVDVAKQRGIVINVKRLSEILGVTVVPVIARTGKGCEELLTTLHEEKQKEKKPFVISYGVQMDEGIGEIIALLETANYEHPRWLTLQFLSNNEVVEKEMKALPIYKELIAIRSRLDGKLDCTLEEHIYKTREAYIEKLKTNVMQHEKEGKIPFSEKIDQLITHKILGLPIFLAVMFFIFQVTFTWIGTPLSDMLDGFFGGQLTDWVTAGLTSVGASDFIQALVTEGIIAGVGAVLVFVPQIFALFFFISLLEDSGYMARIAVVMDRIMEFFGLNGKAFIPMIIGFGCNVPGIMAARTIEQEKERLLTVLVTPFMSCSARLPVYALFAGVFFPNSQATVVFSLYIAGIVLALLVTKIMSLTILKAEKSIFVIELPPYRVPQAKTLWLSTWEKGKGFVRKAGTFIFGGSVVIWLLNYAGPSGFGVDMGDSYLAMIGGFIAPLFAPLGFGTWQAGASLLTGFLAKEVVVSTMAIIYAVKEDVLGNVMGAHYTALSAYAFMFFVLLYVPCLATVAVIRRETGSMKWTVFSVVYPLVVAYVLTLIIYQVGSLLGF; the protein is encoded by the coding sequence GTGAATAAGGTTGCTTTGCTAGGAAATCCGAATACAGGGAAAACATCATTATTTAATGCACTTACTGGTTCTTATGAGTATGTAGGAAACTGGAGCGGTGTAACAGTAGAAAAGAAGGTTGGTAAATTAAAAGATAAGCAAGGAACATTAATTGATTTGCCAGGCGTCTATGATTTGAATCCAGTTTCACGTGATGAAGGTGTCGTTACGAATTTTCTACTAACAGACGAATTTCATCATATGTTAAATATAGTGGATTCCTCGCAATTTGAGCGAAATATGCATTTAACATTGCAATTACTTGAATTTGGTAAGCCCGTTTCAATTGGTTTAAATATGGTTGATGTGGCAAAGCAAAGAGGAATTGTGATTAATGTAAAACGGTTATCAGAAATATTAGGTGTAACAGTCGTTCCTGTCATCGCAAGAACCGGAAAAGGCTGTGAAGAATTACTTACTACTCTTCATGAAGAGAAACAAAAAGAGAAAAAGCCATTTGTTATTTCATATGGTGTACAAATGGATGAAGGGATTGGAGAGATAATTGCTCTTTTAGAGACAGCGAATTATGAGCATCCGAGGTGGTTAACCCTTCAATTTTTAAGCAATAACGAAGTAGTAGAAAAAGAAATGAAAGCATTACCAATTTATAAGGAACTTATAGCCATTCGATCTCGTTTAGATGGAAAACTTGATTGTACGTTGGAGGAGCACATTTACAAGACTCGTGAAGCGTATATTGAAAAGTTAAAAACAAATGTTATGCAGCATGAGAAAGAAGGAAAAATTCCTTTTTCGGAAAAAATCGATCAGTTAATTACACATAAAATTTTAGGACTTCCAATCTTTTTAGCAGTTATGTTTTTTATTTTTCAGGTTACGTTTACGTGGATTGGTACACCTTTATCGGATATGCTTGATGGATTTTTTGGAGGACAACTTACTGATTGGGTTACAGCTGGGCTCACAAGTGTTGGCGCTTCTGATTTTATTCAAGCACTCGTTACAGAAGGTATTATTGCTGGAGTTGGTGCGGTATTAGTATTCGTTCCACAAATCTTTGCACTATTCTTCTTCATTTCATTATTAGAAGACTCAGGATATATGGCACGAATTGCAGTTGTTATGGATAGAATTATGGAGTTTTTCGGTTTAAACGGAAAAGCGTTCATTCCGATGATTATCGGCTTTGGATGTAACGTTCCAGGTATTATGGCAGCGAGAACGATTGAACAAGAGAAAGAACGTTTACTTACAGTTCTTGTAACACCATTTATGTCTTGTTCAGCACGTTTACCTGTATATGCATTATTTGCGGGAGTGTTCTTCCCTAATAGTCAGGCAACTGTTGTGTTCTCTTTATACATTGCAGGTATTGTTCTTGCGTTACTTGTTACAAAAATTATGTCTCTTACTATTTTAAAAGCAGAAAAATCTATTTTTGTAATTGAACTACCGCCTTACCGTGTGCCGCAAGCGAAAACGTTATGGCTGAGCACGTGGGAGAAAGGTAAAGGATTTGTTCGTAAAGCAGGTACATTCATCTTCGGTGGTTCTGTTGTCATTTGGCTATTAAACTATGCAGGTCCATCAGGATTTGGTGTTGATATGGGAGACAGTTACTTAGCAATGATTGGTGGTTTTATCGCGCCACTATTCGCACCGCTCGGCTTTGGAACGTGGCAAGCTGGGGCATCCCTTTTAACAGGATTTTTGGCAAAAGAAGTTGTCGTTTCAACAATGGCGATTATTTATGCGGTTAAAGAAGATGTGCTAGGAAATGTAATGGGGGCACATTATACTGCTTTATCAGCGTATGCATTTATGTTCTTTGTTTTATTATATGTTCCGTGCTTAGCGACAGTAGCTGTTATTAGACGCGAAACTGGATCGATGAAATGGACAGTTTTCTCTGTCGTTTATCCGCTCGTTGTTGCTTATGTATTAACGCTCATTATATACCAAGTTGGGTCCTTACTCGGATTCTAG
- a CDS encoding response regulator transcription factor, translating into MSKNILIVEDEDILREILKDYFLSEQYIVFEARDGKEALVVFEEEEVDLVILDIMLPELDGWSVCRRIRKTSEVPIIMLTARVDEDDTLLGFELGADDYVTKPYSPPILLARAKRLLESRKATKKPLENEDDTLSIHGIHVHFPSRTVTVDEADISLTHTEFEILVYFMKNQGIVLTREQLISRIWGYEFAGDDRTVNSHIRNLRNKLGEKAKCITTVVRTGYKFEGNI; encoded by the coding sequence ATGTCAAAGAACATTTTAATTGTTGAAGATGAAGATATATTACGTGAAATATTAAAAGACTATTTTTTGAGTGAACAATATATAGTGTTTGAAGCAAGAGATGGGAAAGAAGCCTTAGTTGTATTTGAAGAAGAAGAGGTTGATTTAGTTATTCTAGATATTATGTTGCCAGAACTCGATGGATGGTCTGTTTGCCGAAGAATCCGTAAGACGTCCGAGGTTCCTATTATTATGTTGACGGCGCGTGTAGATGAAGATGATACGTTACTTGGCTTTGAACTTGGGGCAGATGACTATGTGACGAAGCCGTATAGTCCGCCAATTTTATTAGCAAGAGCGAAAAGGTTGTTGGAAAGTAGAAAAGCAACAAAGAAACCTTTAGAGAATGAAGATGATACGTTATCAATTCACGGCATTCATGTCCATTTCCCGTCACGTACTGTTACTGTTGATGAGGCAGACATTAGTTTAACACATACAGAGTTTGAAATATTAGTGTATTTCATGAAAAATCAGGGGATTGTTTTAACGAGAGAGCAACTCATTTCAAGGATTTGGGGATATGAGTTTGCTGGGGATGATCGCACAGTAAATAGTCATATTCGTAATTTGCGAAATAAATTAGGAGAGAAAGCAAAGTGCATTACAACTGTGGTGCGAACCGGTTATAAATTCGAGGGGAACATATGA
- a CDS encoding DUF4247 domain-containing protein produces the protein MSNRLFTMIKSFVIPILAIVTLLVIAGYALSGCQSGQAKSIQDRYPLESVAKDGKQESYVYRAANRSVPEVAKELIAERKPKQASKEDENQMFLVYSDKMYNLQKDKEKPSDTLIEISNEEFVRQNYQPSFLQGYIMGSILNDIFGSRKSSYGDYRGYNDRQNHKPVIPERPPTKEEKKTPPPITKEGKGSIIKRGDNVDPKSSVGDKGSITEKGSKTTPPPSTGSKGKITKNPGGSSGSDVKPKSSIKTPPKNTSPPKTRVGGSGKITKRR, from the coding sequence ATGTCAAACCGATTGTTTACCATGATTAAATCGTTCGTGATCCCTATACTTGCTATCGTTACATTACTTGTTATTGCCGGTTATGCTTTATCGGGCTGTCAAAGTGGTCAGGCGAAGTCAATTCAGGACCGTTATCCGCTAGAGTCTGTCGCAAAGGATGGTAAACAAGAATCTTACGTGTATAGGGCCGCCAATCGGTCAGTTCCTGAAGTTGCAAAGGAACTTATAGCCGAAAGGAAACCGAAGCAAGCATCTAAAGAAGACGAAAATCAAATGTTCCTCGTTTATTCTGATAAAATGTATAATTTACAAAAGGATAAAGAGAAACCATCTGATACGTTAATTGAAATAAGTAATGAAGAATTTGTCCGTCAAAATTACCAACCATCCTTCTTACAAGGATATATTATGGGGAGTATATTAAACGATATATTCGGTTCACGAAAATCATCATATGGTGATTATCGCGGATATAATGACAGACAAAATCATAAACCGGTTATTCCGGAAAGACCACCTACGAAAGAAGAAAAGAAAACCCCGCCTCCAATTACGAAGGAAGGGAAAGGATCTATTATTAAGCGAGGAGATAATGTAGATCCGAAATCATCTGTAGGTGATAAAGGAAGTATTACGGAAAAAGGAAGTAAAACGACGCCTCCGCCTTCTACCGGAAGCAAAGGGAAAATTACGAAAAATCCAGGTGGTTCGAGCGGATCTGATGTGAAGCCGAAATCATCTATTAAAACGCCACCAAAGAATACGTCTCCCCCGAAAACAAGGGTTGGCGGTTCAGGGAAAATTACGAAGAGAAGATAG
- a CDS encoding lipoprotein BA_5634 family protein yields MKKLVGIGLAAAISFGALSGCSLLGEKANGFVLYGTEEQVAQIADKNKKEVKEKDVYKMKLTTLEDKKVLVMDKKTGEELVKKELLQKVDEKDETKPLDKLPAVTADQGVLFAKDKVENATIDGAKLKYEGNTIIGSGRAYADMFAIVDDATYGNVKGEEKSVGVLKFDKDPSKEFPGKNGVEAAQLVTIKK; encoded by the coding sequence ATGAAAAAATTAGTAGGAATCGGATTAGCAGCAGCAATTTCATTCGGAGCATTATCAGGTTGTTCTTTATTAGGAGAAAAAGCGAACGGCTTTGTATTATACGGAACAGAAGAACAAGTAGCGCAAATTGCAGATAAAAATAAAAAAGAAGTAAAAGAAAAAGATGTATACAAAATGAAGCTTACAACGCTAGAAGATAAAAAAGTTCTTGTAATGGATAAGAAAACTGGTGAAGAACTTGTTAAGAAAGAATTACTACAAAAAGTTGATGAAAAAGACGAAACGAAACCACTTGATAAATTACCAGCTGTAACAGCAGACCAAGGTGTATTATTCGCAAAAGATAAAGTAGAAAATGCTACAATTGATGGCGCGAAATTAAAATATGAAGGCAACACAATTATCGGTAGTGGCCGCGCATATGCAGACATGTTCGCTATTGTTGATGATGCAACTTACGGCAATGTAAAAGGTGAAGAAAAATCTGTAGGTGTACTAAAATTCGATAAGGACCCTAGTAAAGAATTCCCTGGAAAGAACGGTGTAGAAGCAGCTCAGCTTGTTACAATTAAAAAATAA
- a CDS encoding FeoB-associated Cys-rich membrane protein, with translation MMVNIIIGAIIFGYAAYTLVNFVKRSKKGKCAACSLSKSCQSQTCSPDMEQIAHK, from the coding sequence GTGATGGTCAATATTATAATTGGAGCTATCATTTTTGGTTATGCAGCATATACGTTAGTTAATTTTGTAAAGAGAAGTAAAAAAGGAAAATGCGCAGCATGCTCTTTAAGTAAGTCATGTCAGTCGCAAACTTGTAGTCCAGATATGGAGCAAATCGCTCATAAATAG
- a CDS encoding DUF4178 domain-containing protein codes for MSLFKRIKNIMKSPEPPKPEKSLLTLAPGDMIEVSLVMYELTGKTSMHSRKEIVLTLQDGKDIRYLKIEDRENTYYKLYTPIDGRLDSIDEIPTTIEMDDIEYHMEEQYNGRVVVMGKTPFAASEEQYVWEFQSDNRKLLRVEWQNGRTMMYEGEAIIPADVQIIRAT; via the coding sequence GTGAGCTTATTTAAACGTATTAAAAATATAATGAAAAGCCCAGAGCCGCCGAAGCCAGAAAAGAGTCTTTTAACGTTGGCTCCTGGCGATATGATTGAAGTTTCGTTAGTCATGTATGAATTAACTGGGAAAACGAGCATGCATTCTCGTAAGGAGATTGTTTTAACGCTGCAGGACGGGAAAGACATTCGCTATTTAAAAATTGAAGACCGTGAAAATACGTATTACAAATTGTATACACCGATTGATGGTCGTTTAGATTCAATTGATGAAATTCCGACGACAATTGAAATGGATGATATAGAGTATCATATGGAAGAACAATATAATGGACGTGTTGTTGTTATGGGGAAAACGCCATTCGCTGCTTCAGAAGAACAGTACGTATGGGAATTCCAGTCTGACAACCGCAAATTATTACGTGTTGAATGGCAAAATGGTCGCACAATGATGTATGAGGGAGAAGCAATTATTCCTGCTGATGTACAAATCATAAGAGCAACATAA
- the thiT gene encoding energy-coupled thiamine transporter ThiT gives MDLGGDNMRNTNLQAMIESAILAAFALIIDILPLSIKLPTGGSISFAMIPIFIIAYRWGFKMAFLGGLIWGLLQIVVGDAIIVTPIQVIIEYFVAFAFIGFAGLFYKPIQQTLMNNQRKKTIAYIIFATFIGSLARYFWHFIAGIIFWGQYAPKGQSAVLYSLIVNGSTMLASFTLCTVLLLLLFTTSPRLFKSIGAYQMNSQKKGA, from the coding sequence TTGGATTTAGGGGGAGACAACATGCGTAACACCAATTTACAAGCGATGATCGAATCTGCAATTCTTGCAGCCTTCGCCTTGATTATCGACATTTTACCATTATCAATTAAACTTCCAACAGGCGGTTCCATTTCATTTGCTATGATTCCTATTTTTATTATCGCATACCGCTGGGGCTTCAAAATGGCTTTCTTAGGAGGCTTAATTTGGGGACTTTTACAAATTGTTGTAGGCGATGCAATTATCGTCACACCAATTCAAGTAATCATTGAATACTTCGTTGCTTTCGCATTCATTGGATTTGCTGGATTATTTTATAAGCCAATTCAGCAAACATTAATGAATAATCAAAGAAAGAAAACCATTGCTTATATTATCTTTGCAACATTTATTGGCAGCCTTGCACGTTATTTCTGGCACTTTATTGCAGGTATTATCTTTTGGGGCCAATATGCACCAAAAGGGCAATCAGCCGTCTTATATTCATTAATTGTAAACGGCAGTACAATGCTCGCTTCTTTCACATTATGTACTGTATTACTACTTCTTTTATTTACAACTTCACCACGCTTATTCAAAAGCATTGGTGCTTATCAAATGAATTCACAAAAAAAAGGCGCTTAA